From Colias croceus chromosome Z, ilColCroc2.1:
CATAAGATGCCAATTAGGAACGAATTAGACTTCATCGAGACCGATTACGaacgataatattataatactattcTACTATTCTTCTATCACTATACGCTAATAAAGATATCATTACGTTAAGTCTTATATAAATGGCGCGGTTAAcataaaatcttaataaatattaatattcaggGTGACTGGTGACACTTGGAACTCGAGGATATAATGCTCACTATATGTGATGAAAgtgattatgaaaatattaatacagtACTGAGTATGTAAACTTAACTGAaagttttgtttaaaacaatttttaagtgTAAGCAGTAAGCTGTGGTGTAAGTTATGCCCCTACATGAATATGGAATGTATACTGTATACTTGTATAATGTAGGTGTAGGCATACCGCGGGGCGCGGACGCCTGTGAATGTTTGCTGCCGCCGCGGCCGCCGCGTAATTGAATCGACATGATCAGTGACAGGAGCGCGTATTCACAATTTTTGGGACAAATATTGGGACAAAAATGAAAGTCCTATTACATAATAACATCGGGAATAGAGTGTCCAGTAATCCCTTTCACTTATAGTGTAAGTGGTGGTAGAAAGTATTTTTCACCAGTCACCCAGTATATCACAAACTGTGTACCGTCATACGATATACATTTCATACAGTTCAATCGCATTGACGTTCCCATAATACAAGACAACCGACATAAGACAGGATTATGCATGACTTGAGCGGTATTATATTACAAGATTAGTCTGTACTGCCGAGTATCAGCTATCTACTTGAATGTACTAATCGTTACCTGTGATGCGCTCCACTATCGAAGTCATGGCGGGATTAGTCGGCGCGTAGATAGTCAAGTGAGGGGACATAGGACGGTTCAACGTCATATTTTTCAGATCGTGCTGTTGAAAGGGAGGAGCCTTGTACGGtgtgtatgaaatttggtgttTGCTTTTCCCCCCGCCGGGTGATTGACCCGAGCCGCTAGATTCACAACAACAATCGCCTGACTCGCGATACTTTGAAGCCCAGAGCGTAGATGCCTTTAGAAAATTTGATCTGAAAATTGCATGCGTATTTTTAGTTGTTCTCTCGTCCGTTCTAGCTTTCTttctgtaataattttatagaataggTACAAGTATTCATGAATGTAGTATTTAGCTGCGTGATGGCGTTTCCTTTAGAATGATAGAAAAAACCATCTTAcccgaaataattattagaaacTGATACAGCCAGGTCTCGTCTAAAAGTTTGTGATCTCATAAGTAacgaaaacatatttataaaataattttcctaGTTTCATAAATAACACAATGACAATCTCTGTCACAATatcataacaattttaattctttGTCCGTGACGTATGTAACGAAACtcattatattaataggtaataataaggATTTACATTAGTATAATTGATtggtaaattaatgtaataataattgggATAATGATGCTGGCTTTGGTTGACCGAAACAAAGCTGGACACGCTTGGGgctaaaacaatataaaatgaaaaacactGTCTGTTTGACTCATTCCGATAATTGGGCTGTAGTCCTGTTTTTAAACCCTTTCTGCTGCAAATTTCCTAGTGTATTATTGTATGAACACCTTTATTACAGCGTTGTATTGAAGAtgcaagaaatcaatattc
This genomic window contains:
- the LOC123705206 gene encoding succinate dehydrogenase cytochrome b560 subunit, mitochondrial-like, which gives rise to MFSLLMRSQTFRRDLAVSVSNNYFGSNFLKASTLWASKYRESGDCCCESSGSGQSPGGGKSKHQISYTPYKAPPFQQHDLKNMTLNRPMSPHLTIYAPTNPAMTSIVERITGTIVTFYALMFACGSLFLSNGIETYVSMIQSLDLSRPLIFLIKLSLGAPFAFHYLNGIRFCLWNAGKLLSIKEVYDSANKVFIATAVLSVLFALI